A single region of the Maniola jurtina chromosome 21, ilManJurt1.1, whole genome shotgun sequence genome encodes:
- the LOC123876520 gene encoding uncharacterized protein LOC123876520 — protein sequence MDDINQLLAVQEDRASKINKACSNFRKTPKQRLNLAYVNTRLESLEKTWELFTSNHDRIVAIASTEFKAVSNYFTKDIYEDIEEAYITYKSELQSKILELTPQELASKSSTSSYNSGHTGNEVKLPTINLPTFSGQYTEWPSFHDLFTSLVDNNKNLDSVKKLHYLKSSLSGEAEQLLRSVTITSDNYSQAWATLKQRYSNKRYISNSVFKKLFSLKPLTSESAQNIKSLLDTTVECLNLLNNIGIKTEHWDPIMVYLTVSKLDVESHKLWELNSSSESEVLPTFETLKHFIENRFRSLEMIEPSKPLRPEPPRTTKPKSFHTTATADSPKCALCNQAHHLYNCKQFSKKSIKDRYDFVRSANLCFNCFIPNHTVARCGKPTCCRICFKKHHSLLHPEKEDSSTQEPSTEAHTTQSTSISTISTHFINQPGQVLLATALVDIIGRNKQTNVYRALIDQGSQASFVTESLVQACGLKRERISGVISGLSEGKQLRTKYMVQLEVQSRYKPYLVFPINAYVLKTLTSYLPSQETTVCDWPDLENITLADPGYNTPNRIDLLLGAEVYSKIIDNGLKKSPNGVIAQYTHLGWILSGNTLGDQSAINKQVISMHICTCENDLLRKFWEIENETLTSKRKLSVEEQRCEDIYQQTVTRTNDGRYKVNLPFKEDIQDPVAACGETKQMAINRFMSLERKLSKDAILKEEYTKVINEYLELGHMAIADGNTERAIYLPHRAVVRQDKETSKVRVVFDASAKGSKGVALNDTLLIGPTIQKDLLTLLMKWRKYKIAIVSDIVKMYRQVLIANEDADLQRIIWRNHPDESLKFYKLLTVTFGTASAPYLAIRTLFQVAEDEGQKYPLAAEIVKNSFYVDDLTTGCYTIEEGREIYEQTTKLLRCGGFELQKWSSNSAEFLEAISQSTCNNQQPLAIKLDNNMKILGLKWDKQNDDFKFTVNLGEPTTPVTKRNILSDVAKLFDPFGWLSPTIVIAKMLMQKLWLCSSDWDEEVPAQILQEWINYRQQLNHLQDVKINRWIHIQKENTHLELHGFADASISAYAAVIYVKVIHNGQVRISMLESKTKVAPLKQISIARLELCAAVLLARLLSRATEVLDVPKERVYAYTDSMIVLAWIQSLPMKWQTFVGNRVAEIQTLLANDRWSHVTSEHNPADLASRGVYPAELVDKEMWWNGPSWLATEKSSVQKAQVPATKEEERKQKMKTFNISIEEDPIYTRFSSFTKMIRVLTYCRRMLQLKDKKKIRNQTTKYLSSEELQATLNCIIKIDQEIDFKEEIKDLKEKQQIKLRSKLITLSPYLDDTGLLRVGGRLQGAKVATEIKHPIILSQTSHISWLLVNDTHTKLLHGGYAMLMNYLRSRYWIIGLKQLVKKCARQCVTCIRHKSLTPQPPMGNLPEVRVNPGRPFKYAGVDYAGPIQIRATKGRGHRSYKGYICLFICMKTRAIHLEAVTDLTTAGFLAAYRRFTSRRGICAEIWSDNGLNFVGTARELTLMLNQAKSSFSQEVAELLANDGTTWHFIPPRAPNFGSIWEAGVKSVKTHLARVVGNSTLTFEEITTLLYQIEACLNSRPLYQMSDHPEDLTPLTPAHFLVGEPLLLVPEQNYKETHLSILDRWRLVQRMTQHFWKRWSAEFLHTLQQRYKWRTKIEPPQVGDLVVIKDEDTPPAKWLMAKIIKLSPGPDNVVRVATVKTKSSTLTRPLSKLVLLPTERS from the coding sequence ATGGATGACATCAACCAGTTGTTGGCCGTCCAAGAAGATAGGGCGTCCAAAATCAACAAAGCTTGCTCGAATTTCAGGAAAACTCCCAAACAAAGATTGAACTTAGCTTACGTAAACACTCGCTTAGAGTCGTTGGAGAAAACGTGGGAACTATTTACGTCAAATCACGACCGCATAGTTGCAATCGCAAGCACGGAATTTAAGGCGGTCTCAAATTACTTTACAAAAGATATATATGAAGACATCGAGGAAGCATatataacttataaaagtgagCTACAAAGTAAGATCTTGGAGTTAACACCACAGGAGCTAGCCAGCAAATCTTCCACAAGTTCGTACAACTCAGGACACACAGGCAATGAAGTAAAATTACCCACGAtaaacttacctactttttcgGGACAATATACAGAGTGGCCGTCATTCCACGACTTATTCACGTCATTAGTagacaacaataaaaatttagatAGTGTAAAGAAACTTCACTATTTGAAATCTAGTTTATCAGGAGAGGCGGAACAACTTTTGCGATCAGTTACTATAACTAGTGATAATTATAGTCAGGCATGGGCGACGCTTAAGCAAAGGTACAGCAACAAAAGGTACATCTCTAATTCTGTATTTAAGAAGCTTTTTTCTTTAAAACCCTTAACGTCAGAGTCGGCTCAGAATATTAAGTCACTTTTAGACACAACTGTTGAATGCTTGAATCTGCTTAATAACATAGGTATCAAAACAGAACACTGGGATCCTATCATGGTGTACCTCACAGTTTCTAAGTTAGATGTAGAGAGTCATAAGTTGTGGGAGCTAAATAGTTCTTCAGAGAGCGAAgtcctacctacttttgaaacattaaaacattttatagaaAATAGATTCAGATCCTTAGAGATGATAGAGCCATCTAAGCCGTTACGGCCAGAGCCTCCGAGAACAACCAAACCTAAAAGTTTTCATACAACAGCCACAGCTGATTCCCCCAAATGTGCACTCTGTAATCAAGCTCATCACTTATACAACTGTAAACAATTCTCAAAAAAGAGCATTAAGGACAGATATGACTTTGTTCGCAGTGCAAACCTCTGTTTCAATTGTTTTATTCCAAATCATACAGTAGCTCGGTGCGGAAAACCAACTTGCTGTCGCATATGCTTTAAGAAACACCATTCGCTCTTACATCCCGAAAAAGAAGATTCTAGCACTCAAGAACCTAGCACAGAAGCACATACTACGCAATCAACCAGTATTTCAACAATTTCAACTCACTTTATCAATCAACCTGGTCAAGTTCTATTGGCAACAGCTTTGGTGGACATTATAGGAaggaacaaacaaacaaatgtcTACCGTGCTCTCATTGACCAGGGCTCACAGGCGTCGTTTGTGACTGAGAGTCTTGTACAAGCATGTGGCTTGAAACGAGAAAGAATCAGCGGCGTCATTTCTGGATTAAGTGAGGGCAAGCAACTCCGAACAAAATACATGGTTCAACTGGAAGTACAATCAAGATACAAACCATATTTAGTTTTTCCAATCAATGCATACGTTCTCAAGACACTCACAAGCTATTTACCTTCGCAAGAAACTACAGTCTGTGACTGGCCAGACTTGGAGAACATAACACTAGCAGACCCAGGTTACAACACCCCGAACAGAATCGACCTCCTGCTAGGTGCTGAAGTTTATAGCAAGATCATAGACAACGGCTTGAAGAAGAGTCCCAATGGAGTAATCGCTCAATACACTCATCTTGGCTGGATATTATCCGGAAACACCTTGGGTGATCAATCtgcaataaataaacaagtgatCAGTATGCATATATGTACATGTGAGAATGATCTCTTAAGAAAATTTTGGGAAATAGAAAATGAAACACTCACCTCTAAGAGAAAACTTAGTGTTGAGGAACAACGGTGTGAAGACATTTATCAACAAACAGTAACGAGAACCAATGATGGTAGATACAAGGTTAACTTACCTTTTAAAGAAGATATTCAGGATCCTGTTGCTGCCTGTGGAGAAACTAAACAAATGGCGATAAATAGATTCATGTCTCTGGAAAGAAAGTTAAGCAAGGATGCCATTCTTAAAGAAGAATATACAAAAGTCATAAACGAGTATTTGGAGCTTGGACATATGGCAATAGCTGATGGAAATACAGAAAGGGCCATATACTTACCTCATCGTGCTGTAGTAAGACAAGACAAGGAGACTTCTAAGGTCCGGGTAGTATTTGATGCTTCGGCCAAGGGGTCAAAGGGTGTTGCCCTTAATGATACCTTGTTGATCGGACCTACAATACAAAAAGATCTGCTGACTTTGCTTATGAAATGGAGAAAATACAAGATTGCAATTGTTAGTGACATTGTTAAGATGTACAGACAAGTCCTGATAGCCAATGAAGATGCTGACCTGCAACGTATTATATGGAGAAATCACCCCGATGAATCACTTAAGTTTTACAAACTGTTAACAGTCACATTTGGCACAGCCTCGGCTCCATATTTAGCAATCCGCACATTGTTTCAAGTTGCAGAAGATGAAGGTCAAAAATACCCTCTGGCAGCTGAAATTGTTAAGAATTCATTCTACGTTGATGATCTCACAACTGGATGTTATACAATTGAAGAAGGACGAGAGATTTATGAGCAAACAACAAAGTTACTACGTTGTGGTGGATTTGAATTACAAAAGTGGTCTAGCAATTCAGCAGAATTTTTAGAAGCAATTAGTCAGAGCACCTGCAACAATCAACAGCCGTTAGCAATAAAACTAGATAACAACATGAAGATATTGGGTCTGAAATGGGACAAACAAAATGATGATTTCAAATTTACAGTGAACCTAGGAGAACCCACAACACCAGTAACAAAGCGTAATATTTTATCTGATGTTGCAAAACTTTTTGACCCGTTTGGATGGTTGTCACCAACAATTGTAATTGCAAAGATGCTAATGCAAAAATTATGGCTGTGTAGCTCCGACTGGGATGAAGAGGTTCCAGCTCAGATTCTTCAAGAGTGGATCAACTACAGACAACAGTTAAATCATTTACAGGATGTAAAAATAAACAGATGGATTCATATTCAAAAGGAAAACACACATCTTGAACTCCATGGCTTCGCAGACGCTTCAATTTCAGCATATGCTGCTGTGATATATGTCAAAGTTATACACAATGGACAAGTTCGAATTTCCATGCTTGAAAGTAAAACAAAGGTTGCTCCACTTAAACAAATCTCAATTGCCAGACTGGAACTTTGTGCAGCGGTGTTGCTAGCCAGACTTTTATCTCGAGCCACTGAAGTTTTAGATGTGCCCAAGGAACGAGTATATGCATACACAGATTCAATGATAGTCTTGGCCTGGATTCAATCTCTACCTATGAAATGGCAAACATTTGTAGGTAACAGAGTTGCAGAAATTCAAACGCTGTTAGCAAATGACCGATGGAGCCATGTTACGTCTGAACACAATCCAGCTGATTTGGCTTCTAGAGGAGTGTATCCAGCTGAATTGGTGGACAAAGAAATGTGGTGGAACGGACCCTCATGGTTAGCCACAGAAAAATCATCAGTGCAAAAGGCCCAAGTACCTGCAACAAAGGAAGAGGAACGGaaacaaaaaatgaaaacttttaatattagtattgagGAAGATCCAATCTACACAAGATTCTCTTCGTTTACTAAGATGATCCGGGTACTTACCTATTGCCGAAGGATGCTCCAACTGAAAGAcaaaaagaaaattagaaatCAAACCACAAAATATTTGAGTAGTGAAGAATTACAAGCAACATTGAATTGTATAATTAAAATAGATCAAGAAATAGATTTTAAAGAAGAAATTAAAGACTTAAAAGAGAAACAACAAATCAAATTGAGAAGTAAACTAATCACATTATCTCCTTACCTGGATGATACTGGATTACTACGGGTTGGAGGTCGATTGCAAGGTGCTAAAGTAGCTACAGAAATTAAGCATCCAATTATCTTATCTCAAACATCCCACATCAGTTGGTTATTAGTGAATGATACACATACCAAGTTATTACATGGAGGATATGCGATGTTAATGAACTATTTGAGATCTCGTTATTGGATTATTGGATTGAAACAGTTAGTAAAGAAATGCGCTCGCCAATGCGTAACTTGCATTCGACACAAATCATTGACACCACAACCCCCTATGGGAAATTTACCTGAGGTACGAGTCAACCCTGGACGACCCTTTAAATATGCTGGAGTTGATTATGCAGGTCCAATCCAGATTCGAGCAACAAAGGGTAGAGGACATAGATCTTACAAAGGCTATATATGTCTATTCATTTGTATGAAAACAAGAGCAATTCATCTGGAAGCAGTAACTGACCTCACCACTGCAGGGTTCCTCGCTGCTTACAGAAGATTCACGTCCAGGCGAGGAATTTGCGCCGAAATCTGGAGCGATAATGGACTCAACTTTGTTGGAACGGCTAGAGAGCTCACTCTTATGTTGAATCAAGCTAAAAGCAGTTTCAGTCAGGAAGTTGCAGAGTTGCTTGCCAATGATGGCACCACTTGGCACTTCATCCCACCTAGAGCACCTAATTTTGGATCAATTTGGGAGGCTGGGGTAAAATCAGTTAAAACACATTTGGCCAGAGTAGTTGGAAACTCGACTCTAACATTTGAAGAAATCACAACGTTGCTGTACCAAATAGAAGCCTGCCTGAATTCTCGCCCTCTGTATCAAATGAGCGATCATCCCGAAGATTTGACGCCTCTTACGCCTGCACATTTCCTAGTAGGAGAGCCTTTGCTGTTGGTGCCagaacaaaattacaaagagacACACTTATCTATCCTCGATAGGTGGCGCCTAGTTCAGAGAATGACGCAACACTTCTGGAAACGCTGGTCGGCAGAGTTTTTACATACCCTTCAGCAGCGTTATAAGTGGCGTACCAAAATCGAACCACCACAAGTAGGAGATCTGGTTGTTATAAAAGATGAGGACACACCACCAGCTAAATGGCTGATGGCAAAGATTATCAAACTCAGCCCTGGTCCTGACAATGTTGTACGAGTTGCTACTGTGAAGACAAAGTCATCAACATTAACAAGGCCGCTGTCCAAGCTGGTCTTGTTACCCACGGAGAGGAGTTAA